One Desulfonatronum thiodismutans DNA segment encodes these proteins:
- the fbp gene encoding class 1 fructose-bisphosphatase, producing MPQITVIEHLLFHQKESPMATGRFTRLLSEMILSGKIINQEVNKAGLVEILGLTGETNVQGEKVRKLDEFANQVLVHRLQRAGVLCALASEENADLIQIPADCPQGDYILIFDPLDGSSNIDANVSIGTIFSIFRRTSACGEPVTMADVLQKGAQQVAAGYIIYGSSTMLVYTTGKGVHGFTLDPSVGEFLLSHPDIQIPERGKIYSANEGYRHYWDQPTRKAIDYFKDPNNESKRVYRSRYIGSLVADFHRNLLYGGVFLYPADTKDSNHPHGKLRLMCEANPLAMIVEQAGGMATDGINRILDIQPAELHQRVPLVIGSKLDVLKVRELLQAG from the coding sequence ATGCCTCAGATCACGGTCATCGAGCACCTGCTTTTCCACCAGAAGGAATCCCCCATGGCCACGGGGCGATTCACCCGCCTCCTTTCGGAAATGATCCTCTCCGGGAAGATCATCAATCAAGAGGTGAACAAAGCCGGATTGGTGGAAATCCTGGGGCTGACCGGGGAGACCAACGTTCAGGGAGAAAAGGTCCGCAAGCTGGACGAGTTCGCCAATCAGGTCCTGGTGCACCGCTTGCAACGGGCCGGCGTGCTCTGCGCCCTGGCCTCCGAGGAAAACGCCGACTTGATCCAGATCCCCGCCGACTGCCCCCAAGGGGACTATATCCTGATCTTCGATCCCCTGGACGGTTCGTCGAACATCGACGCCAACGTCAGCATCGGCACGATCTTCTCCATTTTTCGCCGAACCAGTGCTTGCGGGGAACCGGTCACCATGGCCGACGTGCTCCAAAAAGGCGCTCAACAGGTGGCCGCCGGGTATATCATATATGGTTCGTCCACCATGCTCGTGTACACCACGGGCAAAGGGGTTCACGGCTTCACCCTGGACCCCAGCGTCGGCGAGTTCCTGCTCTCCCATCCGGACATCCAGATTCCGGAACGAGGCAAAATCTACTCCGCCAACGAAGGGTACCGGCACTACTGGGACCAGCCCACCCGTAAGGCCATCGATTACTTCAAGGATCCGAACAACGAATCCAAACGGGTCTATCGCTCCCGGTACATCGGCTCCCTGGTAGCGGACTTCCATCGTAACCTGCTCTACGGCGGCGTCTTTCTCTACCCGGCGGACACCAAGGACTCCAATCATCCCCACGGAAAGCTGCGCCTGATGTGCGAGGCCAACCCCCTGGCCATGATCGTGGAGCAGGCCGGCGGCATGGCCACCGACGGAATCAACCGCATCCTGGACATCCAACCTGCTGAACTGCACCAGCGCGTTCCTCTGGTCATCGGGTCCAAACTGGACGTACTCAAAGTCCGGGAACTGCTCCAGGCCGGTTGA
- a CDS encoding tetratricopeptide repeat protein has translation MTEKIAWFEEVLRLEPNSKLFFPLAKAYTQDHRHEDAVAVLRKGLTFHPEHLEARLLLIECLTESDAASKDLPFSAEGTPEAEALSSPELESLTKALIEHPSFWRHWGARSRAEGRTDLAVTLDMLAFQLGGARVTWETLLEQGLRAVTGGREEFQVPVPLEQEAPEPPKPELPSVPEPGPAPEPNPTPSHEQDPEAEAEATLSEGERRYYETKTYADLLAKQGEHDEALDLYAKLLQTSPDDEQRQELEARIQELRDRSVKGQREPDSQQTEHGEPEPRAEPELESDSELERNTEMEDASGDAEHPVASSSTAPSPTTATTKQTLKKLAERLESRAGI, from the coding sequence ATGACCGAAAAAATCGCCTGGTTTGAAGAGGTGTTGCGCCTGGAGCCTAATTCCAAGCTGTTTTTCCCCCTGGCCAAGGCATATACGCAGGATCATCGCCACGAGGACGCCGTTGCCGTATTGCGCAAGGGGTTGACCTTTCACCCGGAACACCTGGAAGCCCGCCTCCTTTTAATCGAATGCCTCACCGAATCAGACGCCGCCTCCAAGGACTTGCCTTTTTCCGCCGAAGGAACGCCTGAAGCCGAGGCTCTCTCCTCCCCGGAACTGGAATCGCTCACCAAAGCGTTGATCGAACACCCTTCTTTTTGGAGGCACTGGGGCGCTCGCAGCAGGGCCGAAGGCCGGACCGACCTCGCCGTGACCCTGGACATGCTCGCGTTCCAACTCGGCGGAGCCCGGGTCACCTGGGAGACGCTCCTGGAACAAGGCTTGCGCGCGGTGACCGGTGGACGCGAGGAGTTTCAGGTTCCCGTTCCCCTGGAGCAAGAGGCCCCTGAACCTCCGAAGCCCGAACTTCCGTCGGTGCCCGAGCCTGGGCCGGCTCCGGAGCCGAATCCTACCCCCTCCCACGAACAGGACCCCGAGGCGGAGGCCGAAGCCACCCTTTCCGAAGGCGAGCGACGGTACTACGAGACAAAAACCTATGCCGACCTGCTGGCCAAACAGGGCGAGCACGACGAAGCCCTGGATCTGTACGCAAAGCTGCTCCAAACGTCTCCGGATGACGAACAACGCCAGGAGCTGGAGGCTCGGATCCAAGAACTGCGTGACCGATCCGTCAAGGGCCAAAGAGAGCCGGATTCTCAACAAACCGAGCACGGGGAGCCGGAACCGCGGGCGGAACCGGAGCTTGAGTCTGATTCGGAACTGGAACGAAATACCGAAATGGAGGACGCGTCGGGAGACGCTGAGCATCCCGTTGCGTCCTCCTCCACTGCCCCGTCGCCGACAACCGCGACCACGAAACAAACCCTTAAGAAGCTTGCGGAACGATTGGAATCCCGGGCCGGGATATAG
- a CDS encoding FtsB family cell division protein, whose amino-acid sequence MKWTRLLFSFLLLLSGFLAWTLLIHDQGWKSYMELRDRRDALVEQIAAVDEVNLDLSREIRRLTTDHEYVASVIRVEMHYLRPDEILYIPQNETFRRLP is encoded by the coding sequence ATGAAATGGACCCGCCTGCTCTTTTCTTTTCTCCTGCTGTTGAGCGGCTTTTTGGCCTGGACGCTCCTGATCCATGATCAGGGCTGGAAATCCTACATGGAGCTGCGGGACCGCCGAGATGCGCTGGTCGAGCAAATCGCCGCCGTAGACGAGGTCAATCTGGATCTGAGCCGCGAAATCCGTCGCCTGACCACGGACCACGAGTACGTGGCCAGCGTAATCCGGGTGGAGATGCACTACCTGCGACCCGATGAAATCCTCTATATTCCGCAAAACGAGACGTTCCGGAGATTGCCATGA
- a CDS encoding MJ0042-type zinc finger domain-containing protein: MRLNCPHCDRQLSVADDKIPSGQRFKLVCPQCNKPFTVEPDSVGTTSDTNTPPSVPPSAPTADETDFYPPGAKIAFAFVRDPEWNAALTSSLGEQGYHLAVPGDTAEAIRKIDAAAYELVFIDHAPHGAEVLQRVHGWPGGQRRGVNVVLIGGEAKSLHPDASFRNGVNWYLHQNDVADVPRLVRTVIDGYEETSKMWRLAAEEASKPKN; the protein is encoded by the coding sequence ATGCGCCTAAACTGCCCGCACTGTGATCGACAACTCTCCGTGGCCGACGATAAAATCCCGTCCGGCCAACGCTTTAAATTGGTCTGTCCGCAATGCAACAAACCGTTCACCGTGGAGCCTGACTCCGTTGGCACAACTTCCGATACAAACACCCCGCCCTCTGTGCCTCCGTCGGCTCCAACAGCGGATGAGACGGACTTCTACCCTCCGGGAGCAAAAATCGCCTTTGCTTTCGTGCGCGATCCGGAGTGGAACGCCGCCCTGACCTCCAGCCTGGGCGAGCAGGGATACCACTTGGCCGTTCCCGGCGACACGGCGGAAGCGATCCGAAAAATCGACGCCGCGGCCTATGAACTCGTGTTCATCGACCATGCCCCGCATGGAGCCGAGGTGCTCCAGCGCGTCCACGGCTGGCCGGGGGGCCAGCGTCGAGGGGTGAACGTCGTCCTGATCGGCGGCGAGGCCAAAAGCCTTCATCCCGACGCCTCTTTCCGCAACGGCGTGAATTGGTACCTGCACCAAAACGACGTCGCCGACGTTCCCCGGCTTGTGCGGACCGTCATTGACGGGTACGAGGAAACCAGCAAAATGTGGCGTCTGGCCGCTGAAGAGGCAAGCAAACCCAAGAACTGA